The nucleotide sequence CCGATGGTATGGCTCATCAGGCTCGCGCTGACGCCGCCAGCGCCGGCCCGCGCCAGCTCCTGGCTCGCCACGATCTTCATGAACTGGTCGGCGGGAATACCGCCATATTCCTCGGGAAATCCCAGCCCCAGCAGCCCGATCTCGGCGGCCTTGCGATAGAGCGCGCGCGGGAATTCGCCGGCCTCGTCCCATTCATGGGCGTAAGGCTCGATCTCCTTCGCGACGAAGCGGCGCATCACGTCGCGGAAGGCATCATGCTCGGCGGTATAGAACGGGCTCTTCATTGCGCGCCTCGCTGACGGCGATTCTTCGCATGTACCATGGCCGGAACATTGGCGGCTCACTTGCGCGGAGTGGCTGACCGGACAGAGCTGCTCCGAGCAGGCCATGACCTAGCAACTGAACGCAAGACAGTTTTCGTCCCTCGCGGACCAACTCCGGGTCAAAAAAGACTTGGTGCACAAACTCCGGCTGGCCTCCCAGGGCCACGCCGGGCCTGGTGCACGGCAACAAGAATGCAGGCGGCAAAAGCCGCCGAGGGAGGGAGTTTTGGCCGTTCGTTATTACGACTGGATCGCTCATCATGCCCGCCGCACACCTGGCAAGGTCGCGGTCATCGACCTCGCGAGCGAGCGCCGCTTCACCTATTCGCAGTTCGACGCCCGCGTCTCGCGCCTTGCCTCGTTCCTGCGCGATGCGCTGCAGATCTCGCGCGGCGATCGCGTTGCGGTGCTGGCGCTGAACACGACGGACACGCTGGAAGTGCAGTTCGCCTGCGGACGGCTCGGCGCCATCTTCGTGCCGCTCAACACCCGCCTCACCGTCCCCGAGCTCCAGTTCATCGTCGGCGATTGTGCGCCGAAGGTGATGATCCATGACACCGATCTCGCCGAGACCGCGCTCACCGTGGCGAAGCTCTGCAACGTCGCGACCAGCCTGCTGCTCGCCGCGGGCGGCACCTATGAGGCCGGCATCGCCGCGACAAAGCCGCTCGATGCAATCGAAGAAGTCACGCTCGATGACGTCTCGACCATCATGTACACATCGGGCACCACGGGCCATCCGAAGGGCGCGACCATCACCCACGGCATGACCTTCTGGAATTGCGTCAACCTCGGCGGTCCCGCCTGTATCGGTCCGTCCTCGGTGCTGCTCACCGTGTTGCCGCTGTTCCACACCGGCGGGCTGAACTGCTACACCAACCCGGTGCTGCATGCCGGCGGCACCGTGCTGATCATGCGCGCCTTCGATCCCGGCGCGGCGCTCGGCCTGATCAACGATCCCGCCCAGGGCATCAACGTGTTCTTCGGCGTGCCTGCGATCTACCAGTTCATGGCGCAGCATCCGGCTTTCGTAACCACCGATCTTACTCGGCTGATCGTCGGCGGTGTCGGCGGCGCACCGATGCCGGTGCCGCTCTTGAAGGTGTGGGAGGCGCGCGGCGTCGCTCTGCAGCAGGGCTACGGCATGACCGAGACCTCACCGGCCGTGCTGGTGCTCGACCGCGAGGATGCGGCGCGCAAAGCCGGCTCCGCCGGCAAGCCGGTTCTGCACACAGAGGTGCGGATCGTGCGGCCAGACGGCAGCGATGCCGATGTCGGCGAACTCGGTGAGCTCTGGGTGAAGGGACCGAACATCACGCCGGGCTACTGGAACAGGCCGGAGGCAAACGAATCCTCCTTCACTGACGGCTGGCTGCACACCGGCGATGCGACGCGCGTCGACGAGGAAGGTTTTTACTACATCGTCGACCGCTGGAAGGACATGTACATTTCCGGCGGCGAGAACGTCTATCCGGCCGAGGTCGAGAACGTCCTGCACCAGCTCACCGCGATCGCCGAAGCCGCCGTGATCGGCATTCCCGATCCGCAATGGGGCGAGGTTGGCCTCGCCATCGTCGCGGTCAAGCCAGGTGAGAACCTTTCCGAAGCCGACGTGTTCGCGCACTGCGCGGCCAATCTCGCGCGCTTCAAATGCCCGCGCCAGGTGCGCTTTGTGCCTGCGCTGCCGCGCAACGCCACCGGCAAGATCCATAAGCCGACCTTACGCAAGGAATTCTCCGTGGCCTCCGAAACCGACAAGGTCAAGGTCGCCACCGCCTGACGAAAGCGCCCCTCCGCGGGTGCTTTTGCTTTTCTGACGTGCCTGTCTCCACCCCAGAAGAAACCCAAGGAATTTTCATGAACAACAAGAAACTCTCCCTGCTCGCCGCAGCGACCGCCTTGACGTTGCTCACCGTCCAGGGTGCCTACGCCCAGAAGAAATACGACACCGGCGCCAGCGACACCGAGATCAAGATCGGCAATGTCGAGGCCTATTCCGGCCCGGCGTCCGCCTACGGCATCATCGGCAAGACCGAAGAGGCCTATTTCAAGATGATCAACGAGCAGGGCGGCATCAACGGCCGCAAGATCAACTGGATCTCTTATGACGACGCCTATTCGCCGCCGAAGACGGTGGAGCAGATCCGCAAACTGATCGAGAGCGACGAGGTTTTCCTGGTGTTCAACGCGCTGGGCACGCCGACCCAGACTGCCGTGCAGAAATATCACAACACCAAGAAGGTGCCGCAGCTCTTCCTGGCCACCGGCGCCAGCAAGTGGAACGATCCGAAAGCCTTCCCATGGACCATGGGCTTCCAGCCGAGTTACCGGGTCGAGGCGCGAGTCTTCGCGAAGTACATCCTGCAGGCGAAGCCCGACGCGAAGGTCGCGATCTTCTATGCCAACGACGATTTCGGCAAGGATTACGTCGCCGGCATCAAGGAGATCTTCGGCAACAAGGCGTCCTCGCTGATCGTCGCGGAAGAGAGCTACGAGACCACCGAACCATCGATCGACTCCCACATCGTCAAGCTGAAGGGCACCGGCGCCAACGTCTTCGTCAACATCGCGACGCCGAAATTCGCCGCCCAAGCGATCAAGAAGATCGCCGAACTGGAATGGAAGCCGATGCAGGTGATGACCGACGTCTCGATCTCGATCGGCGCGGTGATGCAGCCTGCGGGCCTGCAAGCCTCCGAAGGCGTGCTGTCGGCGACCTATCTGAAGGATGCATCCGACCCGCAATGGAAGGACGATGCCGGCATGAAGAAGTTCATGGCCTTCATCGACAAATACATGCCGGGCGCCAATATCTCCGACATCAACCTCGTCTACGGCTACACCGCTGCGCAGACCATGGTGCAGGTGCTGAAGCAGTGCGGCGACGAGCTGACGCGGGACAACGTGATGAAGCAGGCCGCCAGCCTCAAGGACTTTACCCCCGACGTCCTGATTCCCGGCATCAAGATCAACACTTCGCCGAACGACTTCGCCCCGATCGAGCAGCTCAAGATGATTCAGTTCAAGGGCGGCAAGTGGGATCTGATCGGCGACGTCATCAGCGCCGAGACCGGCGGCTAGCAAGAGCCGGCTTCGGCCGAAACATTCTCGGATCGAACAGAATGGCGGCCGAAAGGCCGCCATTCTTTTAGCGATGCCGGCGCGCGTCTAGCCGGGCAGGAACAGCGCAAAGGGTTCGTTGACCGTGCGCCGCAGGTGATCCCGATACAGCTTGTAATTGGCATGGTCGGGCGCGATCCGGCCCACCGCCGGATCGCCGATATTTCGCGCGGGAACATAGGCGATGGGCGCCGCAATCGGCGTCAGTTGCGAGCCCGGGCCGGCGCGGAGCGTCGAGATGATACCGTACATCTCGCCGGCGACGGTCGGCCGCGACACCGTGATGACGCGATGCTGGCCGTGCTTGATGATGACGAGATAGATGAAGCCGGACTGGTGGGGCACCGCGACCTCGCCAGTGTGCTCATAAGCGGCATCCGTCCGCTCGCCCTCGCGGAAGACGAGCGAGGAGACTCGGGGCTCCCAGACGATCTCGGTGCGGTAGGCGAAGATCGCATCGTTGGTGCCGAACGACGGCCGTAACGTGATGTAGACGTCTTCCAGCCAGGTCACCGCGCGGTGCGAATAGGACCCGAGGCTGTCGGGCGCGACATCGTTGCCGGCTTCAGGCGCCGCCACGACGACGCTCTTGCGCAAGGACACGCCCAGTGCCTGCTCGAGCCGCACGGTCGTCGCCAGCGTGAACGGCCGGCGGCCGCCCAGCACCTTCTCAAGGGTCGACAGGCTGAGCTTGGCCTGCGCGGCCAGCGCCTGGCGGGAGATCCGGCGTTTGGCCAGCTCCTCGCGAATGGTCTCGGCGATTTCGCGGCTTTGCTCGTCCGAAAGCTGCTTGTCGTTGAGTTTATCCTGCGTCTGCATCGTTAGCCCTGCTCCATGAGGGCCATTCTAGCAGGGCGGACAAGTCAGCACAAAACCGCACAGGACCGTCGCCGCCGCTGCGCGGCCCGGCCGGCCGCGGCGGAACATTGCCGATCATTCTGCTCGCAAAATCGGCCTCTCCCGGCGGAAGGTCAGGGCCAGCAAACATCCTTCGGGAGCAGGCCAAATGGATAGCTACGACGCGTTCGACAACGATGAACACCCCATGCTGGGCAGACTGATCAAGCTCGGACTGTTTCTTCTGGTGCAGGGCATTGCCGTGATCCTGGTCGGCTTCGTCGCCCTGCTCGTCAGCTTCGAGCCGGGATGGTCGGCGACGGCGGAGCAGGCCAGCCTGCTCCAGCCCGGCGATGCCCGTTCCGGCACGCTGCTCCTGAAGGACGACGGCGCCTATAGCGAAGCCATCCGCCTCGGCCTTGATGTCGACATCACGGTGTCGGGCCCGACGCTGCGCGCCCGCGTCACGCAAGTCTTCCGCAATCCGACCAAGGACTGGGTCGAGGCGACCTACGTCTATCCGCTCGCGACCGATGGTGCCGTCGACACGCTGAAGATGGTGGTCGGCGACCGTATCATCGTCGGTGACATCAAGGAGCGGCAACAGGCTCGCGTGATCTACGAGCAGGCGCGACGGGCGGGCCAGAAGGCCGCGCTGACGGAGCAGGAACGACCGAACATTTTCACCAACTCGGTCGCCAATATCGGCCCCGGCGAGACCGTGCTGGTGCAGATCGAATATCAGGAGCCGGTGCACCAATCCGGCAACGAATATTCGCTGCGTGTGCCGCTGGTGGTCGGGCCGCGCTATAGTCCGGCGCCGATCGCGCAGAGCGTCGACTTCCGGCCCGACGGCTCCGGCTGGGGCACGACCACCTCCGATCCGGTGCCGGACCGCGACCGGATCTCGCCGCCCGTGCTGGATCCTGCCAAGAACTCGCCGGTCAACCCGACCAGAATCACGGTGCGTCTGAATGCCGGTTTCGCGCTCGGCGAAGTGAAGAGCCACCACCATAACATCAAGCTCGAGAGCCCGGACAGCGCGACGCGCATCGTCACGCTCGCCGACGGCGTCGTGCCCGCGGACCGCGATTTCGAACTGACCTGGAAGCCGGCCGCAGAGAAGGCGCCGTCGGTTGGCCTGTTCCGCGAACATGTCGGCGACGCCGACTATTTGCTCGCCTTCGTCACGCCTCCCACGGTCGGGCAGACAGCGCAGAAACCGTTATCGCGCGAAGTGGTGTTCGTGATCGACAATTCGGGCTCGATGGGCGGCACCTCGATCGTTCAGGCCAAGGCGAGCCTGCTTTATGCCCTCGGCCGGCTCCAGCCGAGCGACCGTTTCAACGTCATTCGCTTCGACGACACCATGGACGTGCTGTTTCCGACATCTGTGCAGGCCGATGCCGCACATGTCGGCGAGGCGACTTCGTTCGTCAGCGCGTTGCAGGCTCGCGGCGGCACCGAGATGGTACCGGCGATGCGCGCCGCGCTGACCGACAAGCTCGGCGAGACCAACATGGTTCGCCAGGTCGTATTCCTCACCGATGGTGCGATCGGCAACGAGCAGCAATTGTTCGAAACGATCACGGCGATGCGCGGCCGCTCGCGCATCTTTATGATCGGCATCGGGTCTGCTCCCAACACCTATCTGATGACACGCGCCGCCGAGCTCGGCTGCGGCGCCTTCACCCATATCGGCTCGGTCGAGCAGGTGGAGGAGCGCATGCGCGGCCTGTTTGCAAAGCTGGAGAACCCGGCCGTGACCGGCCTCACCGCAAAGTTCTCCGAGGCCAAAGCCGACATCACGCCCGCGATCATTCCCGACGTCTATCGCGACGAGCCGCTGGTGCTGGCCGCCAGGCTCGACAAGCTCGCGGGCGCACTGGAGATCAAGGGACGCGTCGGCGACCGGCCGTGGTCAGTGACGCTGCCGCTGCGCAATGCCGCCGAGGGCAAGGGCCTGTCGAAGCTCTGGGCCAGGCGCAAGATCGGCGATGCCGAGGTCGCGCGCACGATGCGGGAAATGTCACCGGAAGACTCCGACAAGGCCATCCTAGCGCTAGCGCTCGATCATCAGATCGTCACGCGGCTGACCAGCCTCGTCGCGGTCGATAAGACGCCGAGCCGCCCTGCGGGCGAGCCGCTCAAGCTCAGCGAGCTGCCGATCAACCTGCCTGCCGGCTGGGACTTCGAGAAGGTTTTTGGCGAGCGGCCGCAAGTGCCGACGCAACTGCGCGAACGTCGTGCCGATGCGAGCGGTCAGCCGGCAGCAAGGCGGCCGACGCCTGCCGCGCCCGACGCGATCCGCCTGCCCAAGACCGCGACCTCGGCCGAGCTCAAGATGATCGCGGGCCTGATCCTCATCCTGCTCAGCCTGGTCCTGTTCGTGTTCAACCGGCGTCAGCCCTTGCTCACTGACGCCGTTTGAGGGAGGAGCCCCCGACTCCTCTTCCTCAGCGCGCGCGGTTGCCCGTTCCCACAGCCGCGCGCGCTTTTTTATTCAACGTCATAGCGAGGAGCGAAGCGCGGAAGCAATCCAGACTGTCGCCCAGGAGACAATCTGGACTGCTTCGCTTCGCTCGCAATGACGGGAGAAAATACGCCATGCCCCGCCTGACCTCGCCGCTCGTTCTTGCCATCGTCGGTATCATCCTGTTCGGCGACGGCGCTTACATCCATGCGAAGGCGTGGCTGGCACAGGCGCTGCTGGAGCGCGCGTTCGACCAGAGCGTTGCGACCGGACAACCGGTGAAGTCATGGTCCTGGGCGGATACCTGGCCGGTCGCGCGGATCGAGGTGAAGCGGATCGGCGCCAGCGCCATCGTGCTGGCGGGCAGCAGCGGGCAGGCACTCGCCTTCGGACCCGGCCATGTCGAGCGGACGGTCGATGCCGGCGAGCGCGGCGTTGCGGTCTATGCCGCACACCGTGACACGCATTTCCGCTTCCTGCGGAATGTTGCGATCGGCGACGTCATCGAGATCACGCGCCGCGACGGCAGGCGTTTTCGCTATCGCGCGGACGCCTCTGCAGTGGTGCGCTTCGACGCCTCAGGCATCGATCCTGCAACACAGGATTTTGAACTTGTGCTCACGACCTGTTGGCCGTTCGACGCTGTCACGTCAGGTCCCGAGCGCTACATCCTGCATGCCACCTTGATCGGAGCCGACGGGTAAGTTTGTCATCCATGCCATCCCGTGGGATGCTGCCGGTCGAGATCGTCTGCGATCGGATCCGACCATGCATGGCCAAGCCCAGTATCTGCCGATCACGCCCGGATTGTTTTCCGTCCTGGTGCTGCTGTTCGCCGGGCTGATTATCCTGATTCAGCTCCGCATCCTGCGGCACGCCTATATGCGGCTCGGGGTCGGTCCGGGCATGGCGCTGCTATTGCTGTTCGGCTCGCTGATCGGCAGCTATTTCAACATTCCCATCACGGTTCTGCCGGCCAAGGTGGTGCGGTCTGGCGAGATCGTCGACTTCTTCGGCATGCGCTACGTGGTGCCGCTGGTGACGCAATGGCCGGGCACGGTGCTCGCTGTCAATGTCGGCGGTGCCGTCATCCCGACGATGATGTCGACCTATCTGGTGCTGCGATATCAGCTCTGGGTGAAGGCAACGATCGCCGTCATTGCAATCGCATTCATCATCCACATCATGGCCACGCCGGTGCAGGGGGTTGGCATCGCGGTACCCGTATTTGTGCCCGTCGTGGCCACGGCGATCCTGGCCTTCCTGCTGTCGCGCGAGTATGCCGCGCCGCTCGCCTATATCGGCGGCTCGATCGGAACTCTGATCGGGGCCGATCTGCTCAACCTCGACAAGATCGGCGGCCTCGGCGCACCCATCGCGTCGATCGGCGGCGCCGGGACGTTCGACGGCATCTTCCTCACGGGAATCCTGGCCGTGCTGCTCGCGGGACTCGCCTCGCCGTCACGGCCGCGCGAGGTCTGGTAACGTACCGAACAACTCAAAGCGAAGCGCGCGAAAGCCGGAGTGCGCGCCGCGTGAGAACGGCGATTGCCGGAGCACAGCATTGGCGATCACTGGCGATTGCCGGCACGCGCGTGGATCGTTCGCACTTTCGCCAAAAGTCCGGTGATGCTAGCCTTCTCGCATGAAGTCCCGCCCATTCCGTCTGGCGGCATTGTGCTCGCCGCGATTGCCTCGCCAGAACTCGCCATAGAACAGAACAACGCGCCGCAACAAAAACAACAGGTGAGGATTGCGCCATGGAAGCCCAGGTGTCTGCTGCGTTCGTCTCTCTGCGCCCATGGTCGCCGCCACCCGATGCCAGCGACATCGTCAAGGGCATTCATGCCATGCTGCACCCGCGCAACATCGTGCTGGTGGGCGCGACCGACAAGCCCGGTAATTATGCCGAGCGCATCTGGAATAATCTGGTCAAGTACGGCTTCGAGGGCGGTCTCTACCCGGTCAACGCCAAGCGCGAAGCCATCTGGGGCGTCACCTGCTACAAGGATTTCGCGAGCCTTCCCGAGAAGCCCGATCACGTGCTGGTGCTGGTGCCTGCGCGGTTTGCCGTGCAGGTGATCCGCGATGCCGGCGCGGCCGGCGCGCGTTCGGCCACCATCGTCACCTCCGGCTTCAGCGAGTTGCAGGATGAAGAGAGCCAGAGGCTCGCGGCCGAACTGCAAGCGGCGGTGCGCGAGACCGGACTTGCCGTCACGGGCCCGAACTGCCTCGGCAATTTGAGCGCCGGCGAAAAGCTCTTCACCAACATCGACGACCGCGTCGTCACCATGGAACAGGGCGCGGTGGCGATCGCCGGGCAATCCGGCGCGATCGTCATGGCGATCCGGCAGGCGCTGGAGGATCGCGGCGTCGGCGTCGGCTACATGGTCACGACCGGCAACGAGACCGGGCTCGAAACGCCCGACCTCATGCGCTATTTCGCCGAGGATCCCGGCATCAAGGTGATCGTCGTCTATCTCGAAGGCGTCCGCAACACCAAGGCGTTCCGCGACGCCTGCAAGGCGGCGCGCGCCGCACACAAGCCGGTGATCGCGCTCAAGCTCGGGGCGTCCGAGGGCGGCCGCGCCGCGGCGATGGCGCACACCGGCGCGCTCGCTGGCTCGATCGAGACGTTCGATGCGATTGCGACCCGCGAGGGCGTGATTCGCGTCGACGGCCTCGATGAGCTGATCGAGACCACCGAATGCTTCGCCCACGCCGCGGTGCCCAAGGGCGATCGGCTTGCCGCCGTCACGCTGTCCGGCGGCAAACGCGGCATGCTGATCGACGCTTTCTATGCCGCGGGCCTGAACTTCGCGCCGCTGAGCCCGCATGTCAGCGGCGAACTCGCGAAGATGCTCGGACCCGGCTCGATCGTCGGCAACCCGCTCGACGCCGGGTTTGCCGCGGTGGTCGATCCCTCCGTCTACATGAAGTCGATCAAACTGATGATCGACGATCCCGATATCGACGTCGTCATCATCGATTCCGAGCTGCCGAAGGCGCCGCACGAGCTGCGCGAGCGCAACTTGCGCATCGTCAACGAGATGGCGAGCCGGGCCTCAAAGCCCGTGATCTATGTCAGCGCGATGTCGATCGGCTTCACCGACTTCACCAAGGGCTTGCGCAAATCGTTGCCGCATCTCACGGTCATGCAGGGCATGGACCGCGCGGTCACCGCGATCAAATCGCTGCTCGACTATGCCAGGCTGCGCAAGGAGGTGCCTGACATCCTCTCGAGCTCGAAGCCTGCCGCACGCGCCGTGCTGGAGAAGACGCTGAACTCGGCAACCGGCGCCGCGCTCGACGAGGTCGCCTCGAAGAAGCTGCTGAAGGCCTACGGCATCCCGATCTCGAAAGAGGCGATCGCGCAGACCGCGGCGGAGGCCGTCAGAATCGCCAAGCAGATCGGTTTCCCGGTCGTGGCCAAGGTCGTCAGCGCCGAGATCCTGCACAAATCGGATATCGGCGGCGTGATGCTGAACCTCAACAGCGCGGCCGAGGTGAAGAAGGCATTCGCCGACATCACCGCGCGGGTGAAGAAGCTGAAGGGCAAGCCGAGGCTCGACGGCATCCTGATCGCGCAGCAGGTCAAGGCCGATCTCGAGCTCGTGGTCGGCGCGTCCCTGGATGCCGAGATGGGCCCGGTTGTGCTGTTCGGAACCGGCGGCATCGATATCGAGCTGATGAAGGACGTCGCGCTCGCCGGCGCACCCCTGAACGCGGCCGAGGCAAGGCTCCTGATCGGTCGCACCAAGGCCGGCATCAAGGTGCGCGGCTATCGCGGCAAGCCGAAGCTCGACGAGGCCTCCGCCGTGAAGGCGCTGGTCGGGCTCTCCAACCTGATCGCGGATGCCGGCGACCGGATCGCCTCGATCGACATCAATCCGTTCCTGATCAATCCAAAGACTGGCGTAGCAGTCGATGCGCTGATCGTCCTGAACAATGCTGCGGCAAAGCGCGCCGCCGGTCACTGAGATGGCATAGGGCGGACTAGCCCTACTGCGTCACAAGTCCCCGGCCCCATCCTGGGGAGCCCGCAACACGCGGGCGTCTCGAAGGATGGGCGCGGGCGAGAGCTGGGCCTTCACGGTTCGAGACGCGCGTTCCGCGCTCCTCACCATGAGGGTCTTGTGACGCAGCAAGTCTAGCCCGGCGCAATCCACCAATTCGGGCAACGGTCGAAGACAGCAGCGGGTTACGCTTCGCTAACTCGCCCTGCCTAGCATTGTGGCCAAATGGATATCCTTCCAACTGACCCGGTTTGACCGTAAAATCGAACTGCATGGCACGCGCAAGCAATCTGGTGATCGGAACGGCGACGCTGGCGGTGATCGCCGTGGCGTTCGGCGGCCTGCTCGGCGTGCAGAAATGGCGCTCGATCCAGAGCCGCAGCCAGCTCCGGGTCGTTTTCGAGGGCGGATCGGCGAGCGGGCTGCGCCGCGGCGGTCCGGTCAATTTCGACGGCGTGCCCGCAGGCCATATCCTGTCGATCAAGCTGGACAATCCCCGCCGGATCGTGGCGCTCGTGATGCTCGACAACAATGCGCCGATCCGCAAGGACACCGTGGCGGGGATCGAGCTTCAGGGCCTTACCGGCATTGCCGCGATTTCGCTGATCGGCGGTGCGCCCTCGGCGCCCCCCGTGCCGCTGGATTCGGACGGAATCCCGGTGCTGACCGCCGATCTCAGCGACGCCGAATCCATCGTCGAGACGCTGCACAGCGTCGACCGCATGATCGTCAGCAACTCCGCCGCGATCACGGACACCCTCCGCACGTTCGAAGATTACACCGCCGATCTGAAGGGCAAGGGCGATGAGATCGACGCCGTCATGGCCAAGGTCGACAGCGCCTTTGCCGGCTTCGACAAGGCGGTCACCAAGATCGAGGGCGTGGTGCCGGGCTTCGTCGATGGCAAGGCCGACGAGCTGTTCGAGAAGGTGCAGGGGCTACGCGAGCTCGCCGAGACCATGAAGAAGAAGTCGGCAAGCTTCATCGAGGACGGGCGCAGAACGCTGCTCGACATCAGCGAGGGCGCCAACAAGATGAGCGGCAAGTTCGATCCGCAAGGCACCCCCGCCCCGCGCCAGCCCCGCAGGCCGCCGCAGCAGAAGCGGTAAGCGTGGCGTGCTTTGACGAGCACTCGCGACTATCGACTCCCGCTACAAAAATTTCCCTGGGGTATTGGGTCCCGGCCTTCGCCAGGACGACGGCGGAGTGTGGGGCGATTGTTGCCGTCCCTAACTAGTCCAGGACCTGCTCCCTCACCCGTATACGAACGCATTGTCGTCCAGATCCGTCTTCGGGATCTCGTCCTTCTCGGTCCAGTAATCCTGGCTGTGCTGCCATTCCGGCTTGTCGCCGCGCTTGGGCAACAGGTGCATGTTGCGCATCATATAGCCGGGGTTGAAGTTTTCCGGATCGATCCAGGGCAGGATCGGCATGTTGTGATCCTCGGGCCGCAGCTTGACCTCGACCTTCTTCGCGCCCTTGTCCTTCATATGGCCGAGCAGCCTACAGACGAAGTCGGCGACGAGATCGACGCGCAGCGTCCAGCTTGCGCGGAAATAGCCGAACACCCAGACCATGTTCGGCACACCCGTGAACATCATGCCGCGATAGGTGACGGTGTCGCCGAAGGCGAGCGGCTGGCCGTCGATCTCGAACGCGATGTCGCCGAGAGCGGCGAGGTTGAATCCGGTCGCGGTGACGACGACGTCGGTCTCGAGCAGCTTGCCCGACTTGAGCTGAATGCCGTTCTCGACGAAGCACTCGATCTCGTCGGTGACGACGGACGCCTTGCCGCTGGCGATACCCTTGAACAGGTCGGCATCGGGCACGAAGGCGATGCGCTGCCGCCACGGCCGGTACGTTGGCGTGAAGTGGGTCTCGACGTCGTAGTCCGGCCCGAGAACCGCGCGGATCTGATCGATCAGGTCCTTCTTCACCTGGTCGGGCTTGGCCACGCAGAGCTTTGTGAACGCATCCTGCTCGAACAGTATCTTTCGCCGGACGATCTCGTGGATCCACTCTTCGTCCACCTGAAGCCGGCGCAGTTCCTCGGCGATCTCGATGGCGTTGCGGCCGAGCCGGAAATAGGTCGGCGAGCGCTGCAGCATGGTGACATGCGCGCAAGCGTCCGCGATGTTGGGCACCAGCGTCGCCGCGGTCGCGCCCGAGCCGATCACGACCACTTTCTTGCCTGAGAGGTCGAGATCATCCGGCCAGGTCTGCGGATGGACGATACGGCCCTTGAAGCGATCCATGCCCTTCCATTCCGGCGTGTAGCCC is from Bradyrhizobium sp. ISRA430 and encodes:
- a CDS encoding long-chain fatty acid--CoA ligase, which encodes MAVRYYDWIAHHARRTPGKVAVIDLASERRFTYSQFDARVSRLASFLRDALQISRGDRVAVLALNTTDTLEVQFACGRLGAIFVPLNTRLTVPELQFIVGDCAPKVMIHDTDLAETALTVAKLCNVATSLLLAAGGTYEAGIAATKPLDAIEEVTLDDVSTIMYTSGTTGHPKGATITHGMTFWNCVNLGGPACIGPSSVLLTVLPLFHTGGLNCYTNPVLHAGGTVLIMRAFDPGAALGLINDPAQGINVFFGVPAIYQFMAQHPAFVTTDLTRLIVGGVGGAPMPVPLLKVWEARGVALQQGYGMTETSPAVLVLDREDAARKAGSAGKPVLHTEVRIVRPDGSDADVGELGELWVKGPNITPGYWNRPEANESSFTDGWLHTGDATRVDEEGFYYIVDRWKDMYISGGENVYPAEVENVLHQLTAIAEAAVIGIPDPQWGEVGLAIVAVKPGENLSEADVFAHCAANLARFKCPRQVRFVPALPRNATGKIHKPTLRKEFSVASETDKVKVATA
- a CDS encoding ABC transporter substrate-binding protein, which encodes MNNKKLSLLAAATALTLLTVQGAYAQKKYDTGASDTEIKIGNVEAYSGPASAYGIIGKTEEAYFKMINEQGGINGRKINWISYDDAYSPPKTVEQIRKLIESDEVFLVFNALGTPTQTAVQKYHNTKKVPQLFLATGASKWNDPKAFPWTMGFQPSYRVEARVFAKYILQAKPDAKVAIFYANDDFGKDYVAGIKEIFGNKASSLIVAEESYETTEPSIDSHIVKLKGTGANVFVNIATPKFAAQAIKKIAELEWKPMQVMTDVSISIGAVMQPAGLQASEGVLSATYLKDASDPQWKDDAGMKKFMAFIDKYMPGANISDINLVYGYTAAQTMVQVLKQCGDELTRDNVMKQAASLKDFTPDVLIPGIKINTSPNDFAPIEQLKMIQFKGGKWDLIGDVISAETGG
- a CDS encoding helix-turn-helix transcriptional regulator, encoding MQTQDKLNDKQLSDEQSREIAETIREELAKRRISRQALAAQAKLSLSTLEKVLGGRRPFTLATTVRLEQALGVSLRKSVVVAAPEAGNDVAPDSLGSYSHRAVTWLEDVYITLRPSFGTNDAIFAYRTEIVWEPRVSSLVFREGERTDAAYEHTGEVAVPHQSGFIYLVIIKHGQHRVITVSRPTVAGEMYGIISTLRAGPGSQLTPIAAPIAYVPARNIGDPAVGRIAPDHANYKLYRDHLRRTVNEPFALFLPG
- a CDS encoding marine proteobacterial sortase target protein; the protein is MDSYDAFDNDEHPMLGRLIKLGLFLLVQGIAVILVGFVALLVSFEPGWSATAEQASLLQPGDARSGTLLLKDDGAYSEAIRLGLDVDITVSGPTLRARVTQVFRNPTKDWVEATYVYPLATDGAVDTLKMVVGDRIIVGDIKERQQARVIYEQARRAGQKAALTEQERPNIFTNSVANIGPGETVLVQIEYQEPVHQSGNEYSLRVPLVVGPRYSPAPIAQSVDFRPDGSGWGTTTSDPVPDRDRISPPVLDPAKNSPVNPTRITVRLNAGFALGEVKSHHHNIKLESPDSATRIVTLADGVVPADRDFELTWKPAAEKAPSVGLFREHVGDADYLLAFVTPPTVGQTAQKPLSREVVFVIDNSGSMGGTSIVQAKASLLYALGRLQPSDRFNVIRFDDTMDVLFPTSVQADAAHVGEATSFVSALQARGGTEMVPAMRAALTDKLGETNMVRQVVFLTDGAIGNEQQLFETITAMRGRSRIFMIGIGSAPNTYLMTRAAELGCGAFTHIGSVEQVEERMRGLFAKLENPAVTGLTAKFSEAKADITPAIIPDVYRDEPLVLAARLDKLAGALEIKGRVGDRPWSVTLPLRNAAEGKGLSKLWARRKIGDAEVARTMREMSPEDSDKAILALALDHQIVTRLTSLVAVDKTPSRPAGEPLKLSELPINLPAGWDFEKVFGERPQVPTQLRERRADASGQPAARRPTPAAPDAIRLPKTATSAELKMIAGLILILLSLVLFVFNRRQPLLTDAV
- a CDS encoding class GN sortase encodes the protein MPRLTSPLVLAIVGIILFGDGAYIHAKAWLAQALLERAFDQSVATGQPVKSWSWADTWPVARIEVKRIGASAIVLAGSSGQALAFGPGHVERTVDAGERGVAVYAAHRDTHFRFLRNVAIGDVIEITRRDGRRFRYRADASAVVRFDASGIDPATQDFELVLTTCWPFDAVTSGPERYILHATLIGADG
- a CDS encoding DUF1614 domain-containing protein; translation: MHGQAQYLPITPGLFSVLVLLFAGLIILIQLRILRHAYMRLGVGPGMALLLLFGSLIGSYFNIPITVLPAKVVRSGEIVDFFGMRYVVPLVTQWPGTVLAVNVGGAVIPTMMSTYLVLRYQLWVKATIAVIAIAFIIHIMATPVQGVGIAVPVFVPVVATAILAFLLSREYAAPLAYIGGSIGTLIGADLLNLDKIGGLGAPIASIGGAGTFDGIFLTGILAVLLAGLASPSRPREVW